The Maylandia zebra isolate NMK-2024a linkage group LG1, Mzebra_GT3a, whole genome shotgun sequence DNA segment TCATGCAAACTGTATTTTTCCATTTCTTATATAATCTTAGTAGGTTTATAGATTAGGATACTGATACTGTTTTGACATTTGGTGCATATGTTTGTGCAGCACTTTCTTTCAACTTTTTCTGGCCCCTGTTAAACACCacagaaacataaaagaaaCACATGGACTACTACACActaaaaaatgttcttgttttgCCTTCATGTGATACAGCCCTGCAATAAATGATAACCAAATCCCATCATGCAACGCATTTGTTAGAACTTTCACTAGGCAAGGAAAATCCTGAGCAGGAACTTTACATTGATGTAATTTTGACATGAGTGCTGTGCctgagggagaaaaaaaccGTGAGAAAGTGGATAAGGAAGAAGGCGAGTCAAAAGGTGTGTCTGAGctcttgtgtgtttctgtgacgCTAGCTTTTGTGCTGTTATGACCTGCTGCTGTATaaaaaggcaaaggcatgattTATCTGGCTCAAAGTATCAGTTCACTGTGCAATATAGTTCCAGCTGACTCTTAGTTACTTCCAATCCTTGATTTTAGCACCTTTCTCTATTATGAAGATGAGGAATCTTCTTTTGGGAGTTCTTCTGGGACTCCTTGCTGCTGTTCATTCAACACCTGTTAATAGTAagtggtattttttttaataagtatTGTAGTAAATTGTTTTTAGcagaattttcagcttttttattTCAATGTGGATTTGTCTTTGATAGttaaactgtaaaaacaaccacaacaaAGCTATTTATTAATTGATGATGAATGATGCTGTATAAAAAAGATTCCATCGCAAGATTTAGGAGCAAAGGGTGTTCTGTCTCAGACAAAGTAATTCCTTTATATCAACTGAAAGTTCACCACTTCCTGTCGAGCCTTTCTCTTTACCCCGTGAGTCAGCACTCTCCTGCTACTACCTAAATCTCTTTATATTTGAAGTATGGCACTTCCTTAACGAGTCACATTTCATTGTTAATGCACAGGTCTCATTGGCAGAGCTCAATTAAACACAGAAGTCTTTGTGAAATGTTCTGTTCCAGGAGGTGCATTAATGAATTTGTCTTGAAACCAAAGATCAGCGAAGAGCTGTTACACATGTAATCTCATAGGGAACACCAGAGCTGAATGTGACTGGGCAGAAATGTAGAGTGGAGATGTGTGATTTGAGCTGAGCCGCTTTCTTTCATTCAtccttcctttctttctgtATAAATCTAAACTATACATAGTTTCATTGGTTTACTTACACTATTCCATCAGTGTATAAGTGGCATTTAACAACATAAAGCATTTTAAATATGGGCTACAAGGTTAAGGGGGACCTTTGGTAGTAGAACTGCTAACAACTCAATTCATGCTCCAAGATACTGCTAATGTAAGGTCTACTTGAAAAATACCAAGTAGTTGTAGATGTCAGGTAAATATAAGAATGAATTAACTTATAAAGTATCTTAAAATAGAAATATTTGAGAAAAGAagcaattaaataaaaatttaaatgttttctattCACCAGCGATTATAATGGTTTACCAGAAGATATGTGACTTCCTTCCTTTGTGACACAAAATCCTAACAATGGCTTAATACTTTTTGAAAGACAGAAAGCAGTTATGTTGGCCTGGTTTATTTGGCGTGGTATTAAAACTGATGCTTTGATGGAGCTGTCTCTCTTTTGTTAACACACTAATACACAAATAGTCACCTAGGTTAATTATTACTGTCTCTCACCACACCTTATCAAAGCGGGTCACATAACAAGCTAACACAAGACTTTGGGCTGAAGCAACATAAGCTCTGTGTGGTCCTTTTGTGTTTAACAAAGCTTGGTAACTTTCCTCCCTACTCATTTCAGAGCCAGTAGGTAAACACTTAAGATGATACAtggattttttcctttttctttgtccTAGCTGTGACCCAGAACCCTGCCAACCCTGATGCAGGCTTTCTTGAGGATGCCATGACGGAGGGGTTCATTGTTGGTCCATCGCCTACGCTTACAACTGAAACACCCAAAATAAGTGCCACAGTTCAAGCATCACAGACACCGGTTTACAACTCTGAAGATATGACCGAAGGAAGTGCTGCTGGAAAGATCAGTGACATCTTAACAACGTCCATCTCACCTCATGAAACCACAACGCTGAGTATTTCAAATGCTCAGACCTCTGGATTCATAGAGAGTGCCGTGAATGATGGCAGTGGTTTAGGAGAGAACAGTGACGAATCACCGATCGCCTTCACACTCGATATCACAACAACGAATGCCACAAATGCACCGACTTCTAACTCCACAGACAGTTACATGTTTGAGGGGAGTGCTGTCGAATCAACAATACCCATCGCACTTGATACCACAACAGCAACGCATGCTCCGACGTCGGACTTCACAGAGCATTACATGTTAAAGGGGAGAGGTTCAGGATATACCTCACCTTCCCTCTTTAGCCATACCACCACAACATCAGTGACAAGTGAAGACCAGTCAATCAACACTTCAAACAACAACGTCTTCTCGCAAACTACTGATCCTACTGTCTCTACCAGTGACGTCACAACAAACCCGGATTCTGGTTCAGGGTCTGAACTGGTTTCTAAAAGCACCACTATGACATCTGGCTCGAGTGTAGAAACTAGCACTGTATCATCAATACTATCAAAACAAAATCGAAATTTTCAGCATCGGGAGAACATTAATAAAGGTAAATATTTTGTAATTAACAATAAGTACCTGTATGTTAAATTGTTGTGGTGTATATGGAGGGGTTTACAATTCTATTTTTATGTGCAATTAGCACCACAGACACAGACGCAGACGACAAACACTGAAACGACACACAAAGGACACGTTACACCTGGTGAGTCAGACAAAAACCACACTTCTGCACAATTAATACATGAATAACACTCATTCCACCTTTATAACACACCTCTCCCATATGACCAGATTGGATCATCATCCTTGGCTTTATCGTTGGTGTTGCAGCACTTGTAATACTCTGTGTTGCCATCGCAACCAGACACAAGTAAGACTCATATGTCAGAGAAACGAACAACATATCTGAGTAGATCTTCTCAAAGCACAGAattttaattaatgttttttatGTTGCAGGTGGAATGGACCAAACCAGGCAAATCTGACAGTGGCTTCAAATAACCTCTCGAACCAGAAGAGGGAGCGAGAGATGGAGACTTTCCTGCCTAATGAGAAACCCAAGGAGAATGGACATTCAGGGGAGTACACTGTCATTCCCCTGGAAGATGTTCCAGAAAATGGTCCCTCATACTGAGATCCAGAAACAAACCCTCTGAAAAACAGAACCGTGAGACTGTGTTTCAAGCACAATAATTTAAAAGAGGAACAAAATTGTCCAAACTGCGGAGCAAAAGGGGATTTGTGGACTCTCACACCTCTGATTCCTGTC contains these protein-coding regions:
- the cd44a gene encoding uncharacterized protein cd44a produces the protein MKMRNLLLGVLLGLLAAVHSTPVNTVTQNPANPDAGFLEDAMTEGFIVGPSPTLTTETPKISATVQASQTPVYNSEDMTEGSAAGKISDILTTSISPHETTTLSISNAQTSGFIESAVNDGSGLGENSDESPIAFTLDITTTNATNAPTSNSTDSYMFEGSAVESTIPIALDTTTATHAPTSDFTEHYMLKGRGSGYTSPSLFSHTTTTSVTSEDQSINTSNNNVFSQTTDPTVSTSDVTTNPDSGSGSELVSKSTTMTSGSSVETSTVSSILSKQNRNFQHRENINKAPQTQTQTTNTETTHKGHVTPDWIIILGFIVGVAALVILCVAIATRHKWNGPNQANLTVASNNLSNQKREREMETFLPNEKPKENGHSGEYTVIPLEDVPENGPSY